One window of Methanogenium organophilum genomic DNA carries:
- a CDS encoding DUF4129 domain-containing protein produces the protein MKRYIAPTLFVGLAILFAVLLIPFAAEPEIYSIDNIEGAGHFKNPIALKQISQEKTADLMPLMQEFIGSSGTIVLNVRLNNVEDAQEDLEEYRRAAKQFDNMVINLDMSESEIDEFRRKNAENLKNLEELVNDSAAFEELNHLEIQYQDENNPGKMYSIAYEGEALRKKIAREFADYQNTTAALAASGEAVDIDSEQSEFSVEAFAEYMDEIEQIQEERLQRVSEIHIEFQEELTLEIDPSSGIYGDTINATGIYSRTGEISSGKPVTLYIDSSEYTVSSCNLTGEYKIPITIKKMYAGTHLAYTRIDDVFSPIIPFSVTGTDGVLTLNVSMSGNTLSSSGRLTTEARSVIGAPVTIYIKSSDNENNATVYTDSVGEYSYETEVEAGEYTIRSVFSDPVYPVNDCRSSDSIVSFAQSNLYLYIILFVITATGAGYLIVRRRNSREISEDPSPKETTIFDQTEEYIPSEPLTDISEEDKGITPVEVTAVQEYRSRYLSERTALTPAKAAQILGDGFTAAIQKYSAQECSPSETMREYAAKLDDTCRKQAIEFVILYEAIVYGTDPQDEDELLSAWDEAIQCMGDE, from the coding sequence ATGAAAAGGTACATCGCCCCAACACTTTTTGTCGGGCTTGCCATCCTTTTTGCAGTCCTTCTTATACCATTCGCCGCGGAACCCGAAATATATTCCATAGATAATATCGAAGGGGCCGGTCACTTTAAAAATCCAATCGCCCTCAAACAGATATCACAGGAGAAAACCGCTGACCTCATGCCGCTGATGCAGGAGTTCATCGGCTCTTCCGGAACGATTGTTCTGAATGTCCGGTTAAACAATGTCGAAGATGCACAGGAAGATCTTGAAGAATACCGCAGGGCGGCAAAGCAGTTTGACAATATGGTCATCAATCTTGATATGAGCGAGTCTGAGATTGATGAATTCAGGAGAAAAAATGCAGAAAACCTTAAAAATCTTGAAGAGCTGGTCAATGATTCTGCCGCATTTGAGGAATTAAACCACCTCGAAATACAGTATCAGGATGAAAATAATCCTGGAAAAATGTATTCAATTGCCTATGAAGGCGAAGCACTTCGCAAGAAAATCGCTCGGGAATTTGCGGACTACCAGAATACCACTGCGGCATTGGCAGCGTCAGGTGAAGCAGTAGACATCGACTCTGAACAATCCGAATTTTCGGTTGAGGCCTTTGCTGAGTATATGGACGAAATTGAACAGATTCAGGAAGAACGTCTTCAGCGGGTATCAGAAATTCATATCGAATTTCAGGAAGAACTGACCCTTGAAATTGATCCTTCCTCCGGTATATATGGTGATACGATTAACGCAACGGGAATCTATTCACGAACAGGAGAGATTTCTTCCGGAAAACCTGTTACCCTATACATTGACAGCAGTGAATATACAGTATCATCCTGCAATCTCACCGGGGAATATAAAATCCCGATTACCATCAAAAAAATGTATGCCGGCACACATCTGGCCTATACACGAATTGATGATGTATTTTCACCGATTATCCCCTTCTCTGTTACCGGGACTGATGGTGTACTGACACTGAATGTATCCATGTCCGGGAACACATTGTCATCTTCAGGCAGGTTGACAACTGAAGCAAGGTCTGTTATCGGTGCACCGGTGACGATCTACATTAAAAGTTCGGATAACGAAAACAACGCAACCGTATATACAGACAGCGTTGGTGAATATTCCTATGAAACAGAGGTCGAAGCCGGGGAATATACAATAAGATCTGTTTTCTCAGATCCTGTTTATCCGGTGAATGATTGCAGAAGCAGCGATTCAATAGTATCTTTTGCCCAGAGCAATCTGTATCTCTATATCATACTGTTCGTGATCACTGCCACAGGTGCCGGTTACCTGATTGTTCGCCGCAGGAACAGTAGGGAAATATCAGAAGATCCATCTCCCAAAGAGACAACTATATTTGATCAAACAGAAGAATACATCCCGTCAGAACCACTGACCGACATATCAGAAGAGGATAAAGGAATCACTCCGGTAGAAGTGACTGCAGTTCAGGAATACCGCAGCAGGTATTTATCAGAGAGGACTGCGCTCACACCTGCGAAAGCAGCACAGATACTGGGAGACGGATTTACCGCTGCCATTCAGAAATATTCTGCACAAGAGTGCAGCCCGTCTGAAACGATGCGCGAATATGCTGCAAAACTGGATGATACGTGCAGGAAACAGGCAATTGAATTCGTAATACTGTATGAGGCAATAGTGTACGGTACAGACCCACAGGATGAGGATGAACTCCTTTCAGCATGGGATGAAGCCATCCAGTGCATGGGTGATGAATGA
- the mutS gene encoding DNA mismatch repair protein MutS — translation MSKGPTPAMKQFYEMKSRYPGCVLFFQMGDFYETFGEDAELISRELDITLTSRGKDKNGERMPLAGVPIHAGEAYVARMVKKGYRVAVCEQVEDPKKAKGVVKRDVVRVITPGTVIDSSMVPSEGQAYLMALVPDGKHTRFGLAFLDITTGEFFVTTCRADDGGNGLLSAVDRAGPRECLLPHSLSPRLQPLLEGRGIALTPCGAEYFDHVGAVSLLTHQFSVSTLQGFGCDDMDEAVAAAGACLRYATETQKCDLSHISSMQTRMPEQGMLLDAITMRNLELTRNIRDGRADHTLLSVLDRTKTPMGGRLLRTFITSPLTDAAEIGNRLDVVEYCLNEPLRREMIRDLLHRFADTERIAGRIAYGNAGPRDLLTLRDSLERLPEVREVLSSHETALPSLLTEIRTQIRDHSEQVSLISTAIVDDPPVLARTGGVIRQGFSSELDEIRNIGRTGKEWIAAFQQQERERTGIKSLKIGFNKVFGYYIEVTKANLSLVPPEYLRKQTMSNGERFTLPELQEMEQKIAHAEERQSALEEELYTDVIIRLREAVTSLQATSQTIALLDLFSALADAAAENGYTRPVIEESGRLLITDGRHPVVEETLSSVGFVPNDAELDTGGDQIIIITGANMAGKSTYMREVALICIMAQMGSFVPAQRAVVGIVDRVFTRVGAFDDLASGQSTFMVEMVELANILNNVTEKSLVILDEIGRGTSTLDGYSIARAVLEFLHGTGKRGPRTLFATHFHEIVEVETDLKRVKNCHFAVKETGSDVVFLRKLIPGATDRSYGIHVARLAGIPGKVLQRAGEVLEKERNRAPASEGKRAPRYTQMLLLDAPESGCVTESPALIELKNLDPDSMTPRDALAKIYELQKKV, via the coding sequence ATGAGCAAAGGACCCACGCCTGCAATGAAGCAGTTTTATGAGATGAAATCCCGGTATCCCGGCTGTGTTCTATTTTTTCAGATGGGGGACTTCTATGAGACGTTTGGGGAGGATGCCGAACTTATCTCACGGGAACTTGATATTACCCTGACCTCACGGGGCAAGGATAAAAATGGAGAACGTATGCCTCTTGCTGGTGTCCCGATTCATGCAGGAGAGGCATATGTTGCCCGTATGGTGAAGAAAGGCTATCGTGTAGCTGTCTGCGAACAGGTTGAAGATCCAAAGAAAGCGAAAGGTGTTGTAAAGCGTGACGTTGTCCGTGTCATTACGCCGGGCACTGTCATCGATTCTTCCATGGTGCCTTCAGAGGGGCAGGCATATCTGATGGCACTCGTTCCGGATGGAAAACACACCCGATTTGGGCTTGCGTTTCTGGATATCACCACCGGTGAATTCTTCGTGACCACCTGCAGGGCAGATGACGGGGGCAATGGTCTTCTCTCCGCTGTGGACAGGGCCGGGCCGCGGGAATGCCTTCTGCCGCATTCTCTCTCTCCCCGGCTGCAGCCCCTTCTGGAAGGCCGGGGTATTGCACTTACCCCCTGTGGTGCCGAATACTTTGATCACGTCGGAGCAGTTTCTCTCCTTACCCATCAGTTTAGTGTATCAACTCTCCAGGGATTTGGTTGTGATGATATGGATGAAGCGGTGGCTGCAGCCGGTGCCTGTCTGCGGTATGCCACAGAGACACAGAAATGTGACCTGAGCCACATCAGTTCGATGCAGACACGGATGCCTGAGCAGGGTATGCTGCTTGATGCAATCACAATGCGCAATCTTGAACTGACGCGCAATATCCGGGATGGCAGGGCGGACCATACTCTTCTTTCTGTTCTTGACAGGACAAAGACACCCATGGGCGGCCGTCTTCTCCGCACGTTTATTACCAGTCCCCTCACAGATGCTGCGGAGATCGGCAACCGTCTGGATGTTGTTGAGTATTGTCTGAATGAGCCGCTCCGGCGTGAGATGATACGGGATCTTTTGCACCGGTTTGCGGATACGGAACGTATCGCTGGCAGAATTGCATATGGGAATGCAGGTCCACGGGATCTCCTCACCCTCCGTGATTCATTGGAACGGTTACCTGAAGTCCGGGAGGTGTTATCATCTCATGAAACTGCCCTCCCGTCCCTGCTCACTGAGATCCGAACGCAAATCAGGGATCACAGTGAGCAGGTCTCTCTCATCAGCACTGCAATTGTCGATGACCCCCCTGTGCTTGCACGGACGGGGGGGGTGATCCGGCAGGGGTTCAGTAGTGAACTGGATGAGATCCGGAATATTGGCCGCACCGGGAAAGAATGGATTGCTGCCTTCCAACAGCAGGAGAGGGAACGCACCGGTATAAAATCGTTGAAGATTGGATTTAACAAAGTATTTGGGTATTATATCGAAGTGACAAAGGCCAATCTCTCGCTTGTTCCCCCGGAATATCTCAGAAAGCAGACCATGTCAAACGGTGAACGCTTTACCCTGCCGGAACTTCAGGAGATGGAGCAGAAGATTGCGCATGCCGAAGAGCGCCAGAGTGCCCTTGAAGAAGAACTCTACACAGATGTTATCATCCGTCTGCGTGAGGCTGTCACCTCTCTCCAGGCAACCTCTCAGACAATCGCTCTGCTTGATCTGTTCTCTGCTCTTGCAGATGCTGCAGCAGAGAACGGATATACCCGTCCGGTAATTGAAGAGTCCGGGCGCCTTTTGATCACAGACGGTCGTCATCCGGTTGTCGAAGAAACTCTTTCTTCTGTTGGATTCGTCCCGAATGATGCAGAACTGGATACCGGCGGCGATCAAATAATCATCATCACCGGAGCCAATATGGCCGGAAAGTCCACCTACATGCGTGAGGTGGCTCTTATCTGTATTATGGCGCAGATGGGAAGTTTTGTGCCGGCACAACGGGCTGTCGTTGGAATTGTTGACCGGGTGTTTACCCGTGTAGGTGCATTTGATGACCTTGCAAGCGGGCAGTCGACATTTATGGTTGAGATGGTGGAACTCGCGAATATTTTGAATAATGTAACCGAAAAGAGCCTTGTCATTCTGGATGAAATCGGGCGGGGCACATCAACCCTGGATGGCTATTCAATTGCGCGGGCGGTTCTTGAATTCCTGCACGGGACTGGAAAACGTGGGCCACGTACTCTTTTTGCAACCCATTTCCACGAAATAGTAGAGGTTGAAACAGATCTGAAACGAGTGAAAAATTGCCATTTTGCGGTGAAAGAGACAGGGAGTGATGTGGTATTCCTACGAAAGCTTATACCGGGCGCAACTGACCGAAGTTATGGCATTCATGTGGCGCGTCTTGCAGGCATTCCGGGAAAAGTGTTACAAAGAGCAGGGGAAGTGCTTGAAAAAGAACGGAACCGTGCACCGGCATCTGAAGGGAAACGTGCTCCGCGATACACCCAGATGCTGCTATTGGATGCCCCGGAAAGTGGTTGTGTTACTGAGAGTCCTGCTCTTATTGAACTGAAAAACCTGGATCCGGATTCCATGACGCCGCGTGATGCGCTTGCAAAGATCTATGAACTCCAGAAGAAGGTGTAA
- the mutL gene encoding DNA mismatch repair endonuclease MutL, which translates to MPEENDAGVIRLLDDETVNTIAAGEVIERPASVVKELLENAVDAGADMIKVDISTGTQHISSIQVTDTGCGMHPSDAQMSFVRHATSKIRGPDDLSRIHTMGFRGEALASIAAVSRVTLITRTQERDAGTEIVIEGGEILSVSEVSSPQGTTVRVDNIFFNTPARRKFLKSRQTELLHIYRAVEGEAFAHPESAFRLRVNGKEKLRTQKTTAITQTIAQVYGADVAREVIPLSAGTPVMRVDGGIVRPEACRPNAGEIHLCVNGRPVTSPQIVRGIRAGYGTLIPKGRYPAAYLNIRIDTSLVDVNVHPAKREIRLSREKDIIGGITGAIRDTLQTTDLIHNDTSAHPVTSPSSVYQHIPENSPVVSEAASVFVDTSSENTHPQERLHIKYATTDKQLRLTGNLDEDTGVNLLPSMRIIGQVADGYILAAPGDNDELLIIDQHAAHERILYDQLCARKDASIRRQELLVPLVVELNSAEKLALSANIDILLDMGFIVDEFGSDAFAVRAVPMVLGKRLGIEMIRDIVSDLVIESRKTADERSDRITATIACRGAIKAGTPLTQEQMERLVIQLSHTSEPYTCPHGRPVILSYSQKELDRMFHRT; encoded by the coding sequence ATGCCTGAAGAGAATGATGCAGGAGTGATCCGCCTCCTTGATGATGAAACCGTCAACACTATCGCTGCCGGAGAAGTAATTGAAAGACCTGCATCGGTAGTAAAAGAACTTCTGGAAAATGCGGTGGATGCCGGGGCGGATATGATAAAGGTGGATATTTCCACAGGCACCCAACATATCAGTTCCATCCAGGTCACGGATACCGGGTGTGGGATGCATCCGTCCGATGCGCAGATGTCGTTTGTGCGCCATGCGACCAGCAAGATTCGTGGCCCGGATGACCTCTCCCGGATTCATACCATGGGGTTCCGTGGTGAGGCACTGGCAAGTATTGCTGCGGTATCACGTGTTACGCTGATAACAAGAACGCAGGAGCGTGATGCAGGTACTGAAATTGTCATTGAGGGGGGAGAGATTCTCTCAGTCTCAGAGGTTTCCTCACCACAGGGCACCACGGTACGGGTTGATAATATTTTCTTCAACACGCCTGCCCGCCGCAAGTTTCTGAAGTCCCGCCAGACAGAGCTGCTCCATATATACCGTGCTGTTGAAGGAGAAGCCTTTGCGCATCCTGAGTCTGCGTTCCGCCTGAGGGTGAACGGAAAAGAGAAACTCAGGACCCAGAAAACAACTGCCATAACGCAGACTATTGCACAGGTGTATGGAGCAGATGTGGCCCGGGAGGTAATCCCTCTTAGTGCAGGAACACCCGTGATGCGGGTGGATGGCGGGATTGTGCGCCCTGAGGCGTGCCGCCCGAATGCCGGGGAAATCCATCTCTGTGTGAACGGCCGTCCGGTTACGTCACCACAGATTGTGAGAGGTATTCGTGCAGGATATGGGACCCTCATTCCCAAAGGGAGGTATCCGGCGGCATATCTGAACATCAGGATTGATACGTCGCTTGTTGATGTGAATGTGCATCCTGCGAAACGGGAAATTCGACTGAGCCGGGAAAAAGATATTATCGGTGGTATTACCGGAGCTATCCGGGACACGCTTCAGACAACAGATCTGATTCATAATGATACTTCTGCCCACCCGGTAACCAGTCCGTCATCGGTATATCAGCACATTCCGGAAAACAGTCCGGTAGTCTCTGAAGCAGCATCCGTTTTTGTTGATACATCTTCAGAGAATACTCATCCTCAGGAGAGGCTGCACATAAAATATGCAACCACAGATAAACAGTTGCGCCTCACCGGAAATCTTGATGAAGATACCGGAGTGAATCTCCTTCCATCAATGCGGATAATCGGTCAGGTGGCTGATGGATATATTCTGGCTGCCCCCGGCGACAATGACGAGTTGCTGATAATAGATCAGCATGCTGCTCATGAACGTATCCTTTATGATCAGTTGTGCGCCAGGAAAGATGCCAGTATCCGGCGGCAGGAGCTCCTTGTACCGCTCGTTGTCGAACTAAATTCCGCAGAAAAACTTGCCCTGTCTGCAAATATTGATATATTGCTGGATATGGGATTTATTGTTGATGAATTTGGGTCTGATGCATTTGCAGTGCGGGCAGTCCCGATGGTTCTTGGCAAACGTCTGGGAATAGAGATGATCCGGGATATTGTATCTGATTTGGTCATAGAGAGCCGAAAAACAGCTGACGAACGATCTGATCGCATCACTGCAACGATTGCCTGCCGGGGAGCAATTAAGGCAGGTACTCCCCTGACACAGGAACAGATGGAACGGCTGGTTATCCAACTGTCCCACACCAGTGAACCATACACCTGTCCGCATGGCCGTCCGGTCATTCTCTCATATTCACAGAAAGAACTTGATCGTATGTTCCACCGGACCTGA
- a CDS encoding HemK2/MTQ2 family protein methyltransferase, whose translation MNQQTPEYHEQVYQPEADTYLLLSSVQHEIRDTDLVLEVGTGSGIIAQSCSEHARCVATDVNPHACKMAHYMGVEVVRTDLYTGLKGPFDLIIFNPPYLPTQENERINDWLEYALDGGRDGRAVIHRFASGLHRILHPYGRALLLVSSLTGIEETRKLFAEEGFLSFIVAEETTEGERLVVFRITHDLCSLRDQSSSKQNPEDTGEFGG comes from the coding sequence ATGAACCAACAAACACCTGAATACCATGAACAGGTGTATCAGCCGGAGGCTGACACCTATCTGCTGCTTTCATCCGTACAACATGAAATCCGGGATACTGATTTGGTTCTTGAAGTAGGAACCGGAAGCGGCATCATTGCACAATCATGCAGCGAACATGCCCGATGTGTGGCAACCGATGTGAATCCCCATGCCTGCAAAATGGCTCATTATATGGGTGTGGAGGTAGTCCGTACTGACCTCTATACCGGACTAAAAGGGCCGTTTGATCTGATAATATTCAACCCCCCCTATCTTCCGACCCAGGAGAATGAACGGATAAACGACTGGCTGGAATATGCACTGGACGGGGGCCGTGACGGGAGAGCGGTCATCCATCGTTTTGCATCCGGGCTGCATCGTATCCTGCACCCATACGGGCGGGCGCTACTGTTAGTTTCATCCCTGACAGGTATAGAGGAAACACGCAAACTCTTTGCAGAAGAAGGATTTCTTTCATTCATTGTTGCAGAAGAGACAACAGAAGGGGAACGTCTGGTTGTATTCCGGATAACACACGACCTCTGTAGTCTCAGAGACCAGTCCAGTTCAAAACAGAATCCTGAGGATACAGGTGAATTCGGGGGATGA
- a CDS encoding ATP-binding protein, whose product MKVIHEKMPHYISVMDIIVGKANGRDFGINAQELVTGRTCIIAQSGAGKSWTIAVLCEQLCRYHIGFCLIDTEGEYFSLKDRFDLTWIGADDECDYDIERVEGLKEIIRDSINTGIPVIYDVSEVEMTEKVSRLADILYDLATEERKPYLMIVEEADKFIPQSRDSIKKIEEISRRGRKRGLGLMVATQRPAIVTKNVLSQCNNQIIGKLSIENDLKAVDLFFGSKREVEELSSLNPGDFYIMGGLTREKTRMRFGKRETKHRGLTPILAPRSPDPVQNYVDEAPEAPEPAELQDTPESPVETAQDAPNNQETQPGKGGAAKKKPVVTPVSSERKEKKEEKEKKPKPHTRVRRKKTPSPLEERALPLRIERDEALNIAGGRKKKVLIFGKNERLVSAALVYWPLCLFHVRYISGKIRKITQDTSFIIDATQGRCADISDGLRFRACFSDYIGLSEDAIRVLNSFSISGETAAEIEAQTRLSPEVVEDAISELSTKKLITASQMAGEREVWVPLVRHGMPRLGTGMVRLPAALESLDGGTVLERMVHEQDIRTILKVTQPTAEIIACQLFSCPVYEVKIASPAGERTVYIDGFMGKNVLVAR is encoded by the coding sequence ATGAAAGTTATACATGAGAAGATGCCACATTACATTAGCGTTATGGATATCATCGTTGGGAAGGCAAACGGACGGGATTTTGGTATTAATGCCCAGGAACTGGTCACTGGAAGAACCTGTATTATTGCACAGTCCGGTGCGGGGAAGAGCTGGACTATTGCGGTTCTCTGTGAACAGTTATGCCGCTATCATATCGGATTCTGTCTTATTGACACGGAAGGGGAGTATTTTTCATTAAAGGACCGGTTTGACCTGACGTGGATCGGTGCGGATGATGAATGTGATTATGATATTGAGCGGGTTGAAGGGCTCAAGGAAATTATTCGTGATTCAATCAATACAGGAATTCCGGTGATTTATGACGTATCAGAAGTCGAGATGACAGAAAAAGTATCCCGTCTCGCAGATATTCTCTATGATTTGGCGACCGAAGAGCGCAAACCATATCTGATGATCGTTGAGGAAGCGGATAAGTTCATTCCGCAGAGCCGAGACTCCATTAAGAAAATCGAGGAAATATCGCGTAGGGGGCGAAAACGAGGCCTTGGTCTGATGGTGGCGACCCAAAGACCTGCGATTGTTACGAAAAATGTGCTCTCCCAGTGCAACAATCAGATCATAGGAAAACTCTCGATTGAAAATGACCTGAAGGCTGTGGATCTTTTTTTTGGTTCAAAACGTGAAGTTGAGGAGCTATCGTCCCTGAATCCCGGAGATTTCTATATCATGGGAGGTCTGACCCGGGAAAAGACACGGATGCGGTTCGGGAAGCGGGAGACAAAGCACCGGGGACTCACTCCTATTCTTGCGCCGAGAAGTCCTGATCCGGTGCAAAATTATGTGGATGAAGCGCCCGAAGCGCCTGAACCGGCAGAACTGCAGGATACACCAGAATCACCTGTTGAAACCGCCCAGGATGCACCAAATAATCAGGAAACCCAACCCGGGAAAGGTGGGGCAGCAAAGAAAAAACCTGTAGTGACTCCTGTTTCTTCTGAACGAAAAGAAAAGAAAGAGGAAAAAGAGAAGAAACCGAAACCGCATACCCGTGTTCGCAGGAAAAAAACGCCGTCTCCCCTTGAAGAGCGTGCCCTTCCCCTGCGAATTGAAAGAGATGAGGCCCTCAACATTGCAGGAGGGAGGAAGAAGAAAGTTCTGATCTTTGGAAAGAATGAACGACTGGTCTCGGCAGCACTGGTCTACTGGCCGCTGTGCCTGTTTCATGTGCGCTATATCAGCGGAAAAATTCGAAAAATCACACAGGATACATCGTTTATCATTGATGCAACCCAGGGGAGATGCGCGGATATATCTGACGGACTGCGGTTCCGTGCCTGTTTCAGCGACTATATCGGACTCTCGGAAGATGCAATACGTGTTTTGAATTCCTTTTCAATTTCAGGCGAGACAGCCGCAGAAATTGAGGCACAGACCCGTCTGTCTCCCGAGGTGGTTGAAGATGCCATATCTGAGTTGTCCACAAAAAAACTGATCACTGCAAGCCAGATGGCAGGAGAGCGGGAAGTATGGGTGCCACTTGTTCGCCATGGGATGCCTCGCCTTGGCACCGGTATGGTCAGGCTTCCCGCTGCACTTGAATCGCTTGATGGTGGTACTGTTCTAGAGCGAATGGTGCATGAACAGGATATCCGCACCATCCTGAAAGTGACGCAGCCAACAGCTGAGATCATTGCATGCCAATTATTTTCCTGCCCGGTGTATGAAGTGAAGATTGCGTCACCTGCCGGGGAGAGAACGGTTTATATAGATGGTTTTATGGGAAAAAATGTGCTTGTTGCACGGTAA
- the rsmA gene encoding 16S rRNA (adenine(1518)-N(6)/adenine(1519)-N(6))-dimethyltransferase RsmA, whose translation MKAPHDQHFLTDKKAIERIASAADISGKRVLEIGPGEGPLTRALLDHGAIVTAIELDRDLVEYLKDRFHREIKSGALTLIQGNAVKCEYPPFDIAVSNLPYSASSKITFRLLDAGFEEAVLMYQKEFGQRMIAPPGTPGVGRLSIMVQTYAKAKPIMQLSQRAFTPPPAVQSWVMRIIPRDPPHPIHDHQFYALVVRELFSHRRKTIRKALRISQGIIGKEQVIAIIENIPEEILRKRPEELQLSDFAKISNAGSL comes from the coding sequence ATGAAAGCACCTCACGATCAACACTTTTTAACGGATAAAAAGGCAATTGAACGAATTGCCTCTGCAGCCGATATTTCAGGGAAACGGGTACTGGAGATTGGGCCGGGAGAAGGCCCCCTGACCCGTGCACTTCTGGATCATGGTGCAATAGTCACTGCCATCGAGCTTGATCGTGATTTGGTTGAATATCTGAAAGATCGTTTTCACCGGGAAATAAAGTCTGGCGCCCTTACCCTGATACAGGGAAATGCAGTAAAATGCGAATATCCACCATTTGATATCGCAGTCTCAAACCTTCCGTATTCAGCATCCTCAAAAATCACCTTCCGACTTCTGGACGCAGGATTTGAGGAAGCAGTGCTCATGTACCAGAAGGAATTCGGACAGCGGATGATTGCACCCCCCGGCACTCCGGGTGTTGGCAGGCTTTCAATTATGGTACAGACATATGCGAAGGCAAAACCAATTATGCAGCTTTCACAACGTGCATTTACTCCACCGCCCGCTGTGCAGTCCTGGGTCATGCGTATCATCCCGAGAGACCCGCCACATCCTATTCATGACCATCAGTTTTACGCCCTTGTCGTACGTGAACTATTCTCTCACCGAAGAAAGACCATACGAAAGGCCCTGCGGATATCTCAGGGTATCATTGGGAAAGAACAGGTGATAGCAATCATAGAGAACATCCCGGAAGAAATTCTCAGAAAAAGACCGGAAGAACTCCAACTGAGCGATTTTGCAAAAATATCAAATGCAGGGTCTCTTTGA
- a CDS encoding DUF655 domain-containing protein, whose product MRSDKKEIYAVVIEYLPRGRGDAGGRQQYKHEPIVQAVGKDQFKLLELVPKVDSISINDEVYIGDKERDKIERVKRRIGYADLTQTAKVELPFAIEGIVKDDEKRYVAFYNDAVPISIKLHMLHLLPGIGKKLMQEILAERQKRPFTSFSDISERIKTIPHPEQMIVKRVLEEIEDPDIKYRIFTSR is encoded by the coding sequence ATGCGATCTGACAAAAAAGAAATCTATGCAGTTGTTATTGAGTATCTCCCACGAGGAAGGGGAGATGCAGGCGGGAGGCAACAATATAAGCATGAACCGATTGTTCAGGCTGTTGGGAAAGACCAGTTCAAGCTTCTTGAACTCGTTCCGAAAGTCGATAGCATTTCAATAAATGATGAGGTGTACATCGGCGACAAAGAACGTGATAAAATTGAGCGGGTAAAGCGTCGTATCGGCTATGCAGATCTTACCCAGACTGCGAAAGTAGAACTACCGTTTGCCATCGAGGGCATTGTCAAAGATGATGAAAAGCGGTATGTTGCCTTCTACAATGATGCTGTACCCATCTCAATTAAACTCCACATGCTTCACCTCCTGCCAGGCATTGGAAAAAAATTGATGCAGGAAATCCTTGCAGAGCGGCAAAAACGCCCGTTTACAAGTTTTTCAGACATCAGTGAACGAATTAAAACTATCCCCCACCCGGAGCAGATGATTGTGAAGAGAGTGCTGGAAGAGATCGAAGACCCGGATATAAAATACCGTATCTTTACATCACGATGA
- a CDS encoding RNA polymerase Rpb4 family protein — MNVKGIVDEERITLSEVRETLLAVESSRLESGSELPYELRRSIEHANQLTKTSAENARSLVEKLLTLEKIKPDIAYRIANLMPRTRDELRAIYAKERFTLSGEELDEIIELVITHY, encoded by the coding sequence ATGAATGTTAAAGGAATTGTCGATGAAGAGAGAATTACATTATCCGAAGTCAGGGAAACACTCCTCGCGGTAGAGTCATCCAGACTTGAATCCGGCAGTGAACTTCCGTACGAACTCCGCAGGAGTATCGAACATGCCAACCAGTTAACGAAAACAAGTGCAGAGAACGCACGTTCACTTGTGGAGAAACTGCTGACACTTGAAAAGATTAAACCAGACATTGCATACCGCATTGCAAATCTTATGCCACGGACCCGCGATGAACTCCGGGCAATCTATGCAAAAGAACGGTTTACGCTTTCCGGTGAAGAACTTGATGAGATAATTGAACTGGTCATCACCCATTATTGA
- a CDS encoding 50S ribosomal protein L21e, with product MAHHNGPRKKTRGKFKKALRRRGIAPVTTIIQSFDEGQKVHIVIDSSIQKGMPHRRFHGKTGTVVGKRGRAWVLEISDGNKTKTVISKPQHLKPQKQ from the coding sequence ATGGCACATCACAATGGTCCACGTAAAAAGACTCGCGGTAAGTTCAAAAAAGCACTCAGACGTCGCGGAATTGCACCGGTAACCACCATCATTCAGTCGTTTGATGAGGGGCAGAAAGTACATATCGTTATCGATTCCAGTATTCAGAAAGGGATGCCTCACAGACGTTTCCATGGAAAGACCGGAACGGTTGTCGGAAAGCGTGGACGTGCATGGGTTCTTGAGATTAGTGACGGTAATAAAACAAAAACTGTCATCTCAAAACCACAACATCTAAAACCACAAAAACAATAA